In Hydrogenobacter hydrogenophilus, the following proteins share a genomic window:
- a CDS encoding ZIP family metal transporter: MSEIWLNSLLLLVGTSVGSLVAVFFKKISVSVNLNLSFAGGVMMVASFTSLILPALQRGGFLQTSLGIIMGFALIGLIEYLFPHEHVIKGEEGIIKTEKLKKLFLIVAGVIIHNIPEGFAVGVSSAYSLEKGTATAIAIAIQDVPEGLIVSLALIVANKGIVVPVLAGIISGIAESLFCLLGFYTFESFSALLPVGLGLGGGAMIYITVKEVFPEVYSQGSHVVSTLGFLVGFLLMLLLDTTL; encoded by the coding sequence ATGAGCGAAATTTGGCTAAACTCCCTACTCCTACTTGTAGGCACATCTGTAGGAAGCTTGGTAGCTGTGTTTTTTAAAAAAATCTCCGTAAGCGTAAACCTGAATCTGTCCTTTGCAGGTGGAGTAATGATGGTGGCGAGTTTTACGAGCCTCATACTACCTGCTCTACAAAGAGGAGGTTTTTTACAAACTTCCTTAGGTATAATCATGGGGTTTGCCCTTATAGGACTTATAGAGTATCTCTTCCCTCACGAACATGTGATAAAGGGTGAGGAAGGCATTATAAAGACCGAAAAACTTAAAAAACTCTTCCTCATAGTTGCAGGTGTGATTATTCACAACATACCAGAAGGTTTTGCTGTAGGTGTATCTTCCGCTTATTCTTTGGAGAAAGGTACCGCAACCGCAATAGCTATAGCCATTCAGGACGTACCAGAAGGTCTAATAGTTAGTCTCGCTCTAATAGTTGCCAACAAAGGGATTGTAGTTCCTGTGTTAGCAGGGATAATAAGCGGAATTGCTGAATCCCTGTTTTGCCTTCTTGGTTTTTATACTTTTGAGTCTTTTAGTGCGCTTCTTCCTGTAGGTTTGGGACTAGGTGGTGGAGCTATGATATACATAACGGTAAAAGAGGTCTTTCCAGAAGTTTATTCCCAAGGTTCCCACGTTGTATCCACATTAGGCTTTTTAGTAGGCTTTCTCTTGATGCTCTTGCTTGACACTACACTGTAA
- a CDS encoding phosphatidylglycerophosphatase A family protein gives MWQELIATGFYLGRFRYAPGSLGTLLGVPLVYVFAVKWWLVLFVALLLYLLGVWASGYVIEMRKEKDPEDVVIDEVLGYLLSYTFVEPTFKTLLVGFLTFRLLDILKPYPIKLFENLPNGHGVMADDAVAGMINAFVLFSLFH, from the coding sequence ATGTGGCAAGAGTTAATAGCTACAGGATTCTATTTAGGAAGGTTTAGGTACGCTCCGGGAAGTCTTGGGACTCTCCTTGGTGTACCTCTGGTGTATGTGTTTGCTGTCAAATGGTGGCTTGTGCTTTTTGTAGCTTTGCTACTTTACCTGCTTGGTGTGTGGGCATCTGGCTATGTTATAGAAATGCGAAAAGAAAAAGACCCCGAGGATGTAGTTATAGATGAAGTGTTGGGATACCTTTTGTCTTACACCTTTGTAGAACCTACTTTCAAAACCTTGCTGGTGGGTTTTTTAACTTTTCGCCTTCTTGACATACTAAAGCCATATCCTATAAAGCTTTTTGAAAACTTACCTAATGGACACGGCGTGATGGCTGATGATGCGGTAGCAGGTATGATAAATGCCTTTGTGCTATTTTCCCTCTTTCATTAA
- a CDS encoding YihY/virulence factor BrkB family protein — protein sequence MKSRIFKSAKYVFYTFYTSITEDYAYHASALTYSFTMVLGSLLLFSSFFASFLPFFDFNKLINYAVLFFPEQTEKVIIEIMKFYHHRTSGSVFSLILAYFFSVSFSKDLYKAFLYTLSEAQSEKEWAFWIKTPLIVIAYTLVISLFFLVSSLLKAYLGNYTVYLFYLINFFAIFSLTVIIYALFLPKKYTFRGVYPGAFFTSTCLLILNKIFSTFVVKFVKLNPLYGFMGSVLLFFIWINLSFTLILAGAKFIKLMKEGK from the coding sequence ATGAAGTCAAGGATATTTAAAAGTGCCAAGTATGTTTTTTACACCTTTTACACGTCTATTACAGAGGATTACGCTTATCACGCGTCTGCTCTTACTTATAGTTTTACCATGGTTTTAGGTTCCTTGCTCTTATTTTCCAGCTTCTTTGCCTCCTTTTTGCCCTTCTTTGACTTTAATAAGCTGATAAACTATGCAGTCTTGTTCTTTCCGGAGCAAACAGAGAAAGTAATTATTGAAATAATGAAGTTTTATCATCACAGAACATCTGGCTCTGTGTTCTCCCTTATCTTAGCTTATTTTTTTTCCGTAAGCTTTTCAAAGGACCTTTACAAAGCCTTTCTTTATACGCTATCAGAGGCACAGTCAGAAAAAGAATGGGCTTTTTGGATAAAAACACCTTTGATAGTAATTGCCTACACTTTAGTAATTTCCTTGTTTTTCCTTGTAAGCTCTTTACTTAAGGCTTACCTGGGAAACTATACAGTTTACCTTTTCTACCTAATAAACTTTTTTGCTATATTCAGCTTAACTGTAATAATATACGCTCTATTTCTACCTAAAAAGTACACTTTTAGGGGTGTGTATCCCGGTGCTTTTTTTACGTCTACTTGTCTTTTGATTCTTAATAAAATTTTCTCTACCTTTGTGGTAAAGTTTGTCAAGCTAAATCCTTTATACGGTTTTATGGGTTCTGTACTTCTGTTCTTCATATGGATAAATCTGTCTTTTACTCTGATCCTCGCAGGGGCAAAGTTTATAAAGTTAATGAAAGAGGGAAAATAG
- a CDS encoding KamA family radical SAM protein, with protein MRRFFQEVPEELWRDYNWQVKNRIKTRQTIERYIKLLPEEIQGIESTKGIYPLAITPYYFSLIDPDDPQDPIRLQCIPRAIEMDPKIQSMGEPDPFKEEGSIVGLTHRYPDRVLMNVTTFCAVYCRHCMRKRIFSQGERSRTIEELKNMIDYIKKHEEVRDVLISGGEPLSLSYKKLDYILSELRKIKHVEIVRFGTRLPVLAPQRFFDDKLLDLLEKYSPIWINTHFNHPKEITPESQEAIERLLRRGIPVNNQTVLLKGVNDDPQTMLELFRGLLRIKVKPQYLFHCDPVKGAIHFRTSIDKGIEIMEYLRGRISGMGIPTYAVDLPGGRGKVPITPQYVLEREGDRFVFRSPFGGTVEYEVKDI; from the coding sequence ATGAGAAGGTTTTTCCAAGAAGTACCCGAGGAGTTGTGGAGAGATTACAACTGGCAGGTAAAGAACCGTATCAAAACAAGGCAGACCATAGAAAGATACATAAAGCTACTTCCTGAGGAAATTCAAGGTATAGAAAGTACAAAGGGGATCTATCCCCTTGCTATAACACCCTACTACTTTTCTCTCATAGACCCGGATGACCCGCAGGATCCTATAAGATTGCAGTGCATACCTCGGGCTATAGAGATGGACCCAAAGATCCAAAGTATGGGTGAACCTGACCCTTTCAAAGAAGAGGGTTCTATTGTAGGACTCACTCACAGGTATCCCGATCGCGTCCTTATGAATGTCACTACTTTTTGTGCAGTTTATTGTAGGCATTGTATGAGAAAGCGAATATTCTCACAAGGTGAGCGATCTCGCACTATAGAAGAGCTTAAAAACATGATAGATTACATAAAAAAACACGAAGAGGTAAGAGATGTGCTCATCTCTGGAGGAGAACCTCTATCTTTGAGCTATAAAAAGCTTGACTACATACTCTCTGAGCTTAGGAAAATAAAACATGTTGAAATTGTACGCTTTGGGACAAGACTTCCAGTTTTAGCCCCCCAACGTTTTTTTGACGACAAGCTCCTTGATCTCTTGGAAAAATACTCACCTATATGGATAAACACACACTTCAATCATCCTAAGGAGATAACACCAGAGTCCCAAGAAGCTATAGAAAGGCTTTTGCGTAGAGGTATACCGGTGAATAATCAAACTGTTTTACTAAAAGGGGTAAATGATGACCCACAAACCATGTTAGAGCTTTTCAGAGGATTGCTGAGAATAAAGGTTAAACCTCAGTACCTATTTCACTGTGATCCTGTAAAAGGTGCCATCCATTTTAGGACAAGTATTGATAAGGGAATTGAGATCATGGAATATCTCAGGGGGAGGATTTCAGGTATGGGGATACCTACTTATGCAGTAGACCTTCCTGGTGGAAGAGGTAAAGTACCCATTACCCCTCAGTATGTGCTTGAAAGGGAGGGTGATAGGTTTGTCTTTAGAAGTCCTTTTGGGGGCACAGTTGAATATGAAGTCAAGGATATTTAA
- a CDS encoding 2,3-bisphosphoglycerate-independent phosphoglycerate mutase, whose amino-acid sequence MDLVKKHIIKNNTKLLLIVLDGLGGLPVENGKTELEMAKTPNLDRLAKESALGMHIPVDYGITPGSGPGHLGIFGYNPVEYQIGRGILEALGLGLELKDTDIAVRGNYATVEEFNGKLIVKDRRAGRISSEENKRITQKLASAVKNIGDVQVILSPGMEHRFAMILRFPTPLPEGSDRLPDTDPQKEGYEPIIPQGDGVAMVVREFLKRAQEVLKDEPKANYVLLRGFSQKPKIESFEEKFGLRACAIAVYPMYRGLASLVGMEVFKAESLQEQIKLLKDLWENYDYFFFHIKKTDSYGEDGNWRGKIQVIEEFDGLIPEFLSLKPQVLVITGDHSTPSVLKGHSWHPVPVLLHSPYVLGRTSERFTERECLKGELGIFPAFKLMNLMLAHSLRLSKFGA is encoded by the coding sequence ATGGACCTTGTGAAAAAACACATAATCAAAAACAACACTAAGCTACTCCTGATTGTCCTTGATGGGTTGGGTGGTCTTCCCGTAGAAAACGGAAAAACGGAGCTTGAAATGGCCAAAACGCCAAACCTTGACAGGCTTGCAAAAGAATCCGCCTTGGGTATGCACATACCAGTAGATTACGGTATAACACCTGGAAGTGGACCAGGGCACTTGGGAATATTCGGATACAATCCTGTTGAGTATCAGATAGGTAGAGGTATATTGGAAGCTTTGGGTCTTGGACTTGAGCTTAAAGACACAGATATAGCGGTAAGAGGCAATTACGCAACTGTTGAAGAGTTCAACGGAAAGCTCATAGTAAAGGACAGAAGAGCAGGAAGGATATCCTCAGAAGAGAACAAAAGGATCACCCAGAAGCTTGCAAGCGCAGTAAAAAATATAGGAGATGTGCAGGTAATACTTTCACCCGGTATGGAACACAGATTTGCCATGATCCTAAGATTTCCAACACCACTGCCAGAAGGGAGTGATAGACTTCCAGACACAGACCCACAGAAAGAAGGTTATGAACCCATCATTCCCCAAGGTGATGGAGTAGCCATGGTGGTAAGGGAGTTTTTAAAAAGGGCTCAGGAAGTGCTAAAAGATGAACCAAAAGCCAACTATGTACTTCTTAGAGGATTCTCCCAAAAACCTAAGATAGAAAGTTTTGAGGAGAAGTTTGGCTTGAGAGCCTGTGCCATTGCTGTTTATCCCATGTACCGAGGACTGGCAAGTTTAGTAGGTATGGAAGTTTTTAAAGCGGAAAGCTTGCAAGAACAAATTAAGCTCCTCAAAGACCTGTGGGAAAATTACGATTACTTCTTTTTCCACATTAAAAAGACAGATTCTTACGGAGAGGATGGCAACTGGAGAGGAAAAATCCAAGTGATAGAAGAGTTTGATGGTCTTATACCTGAGTTTCTAAGCCTAAAACCTCAAGTTTTGGTTATAACAGGGGACCACTCCACACCTTCTGTGTTAAAAGGACACTCTTGGCATCCAGTACCTGTGCTACTACACTCACCGTATGTTTTAGGTAGAACTTCTGAACGGTTTACCGAAAGGGAATGTCTAAAAGGGGAACTGGGTATATTCCCCGCTTTCAAACTCATGAACCTAATGTTAGCACACTCTCTGAGACTTTCTAAGTTTGGAGCGTAA
- the trpE gene encoding anthranilate synthase component I, whose product MLSLNLNQVKELSKNYSVIPLFAEVLADTETPLSLFLKLKKEGHYNILLESAEGGSKWGRYSFVIRSSSFIFKYKKGYGEVFKRGKVWCFESKDPLEVLKSLMRDLVPYKDERLPRFWGGFVGYIGYDVVKCYEPVKDEKPDPIGTYDIFMVLTDLVVIHDNLTGKIKILSPIFVDVDVEESYKRAKVSIETAIEDIFTKSIFPVNYEEKEPHLSEWHANMRKEEFESLVIKAKEYIARGDIIQVVPSLRFSKNFKGRPEDLYRILRFLNPSPYMYYLELGHVKVIGSSPEVLVRLEDGKVETRPIAGTRRRGLTEEEDKALEEELLRDEKERAEHLMLVDLARNDIGKVSKQGSVRVKEFMTIERYSHVMHIVSHVVGDIQEGLSAVDVIKATFPAGTVSGAPKVRAMQIIEELEPERRGIYAGCVGYISFQGNTDMAIAIRTAVIRGDEVFLQAGAGIVADSDPEKEWWEIVSKAKALMKAVSMAETQRT is encoded by the coding sequence ATGCTGAGCCTTAACCTGAACCAAGTGAAAGAGCTTTCCAAAAACTACAGTGTGATACCCTTATTTGCAGAAGTGCTTGCAGATACAGAAACACCTCTTTCTTTGTTTCTGAAACTAAAGAAAGAAGGTCATTACAACATACTCTTAGAAAGCGCAGAAGGTGGCAGCAAGTGGGGAAGGTACTCTTTTGTCATAAGGTCTTCCTCATTCATTTTTAAGTACAAGAAGGGATACGGGGAGGTATTCAAAAGAGGTAAGGTTTGGTGTTTTGAGAGCAAAGATCCGTTAGAAGTCTTAAAGTCCCTAATGAGAGATCTGGTTCCTTACAAAGATGAAAGACTGCCAAGGTTTTGGGGTGGGTTTGTGGGATACATAGGTTATGATGTGGTAAAGTGCTATGAGCCAGTAAAAGATGAAAAACCAGACCCTATAGGAACATACGACATATTCATGGTTCTTACAGACTTAGTGGTCATACACGATAACCTGACAGGCAAGATAAAAATACTGTCTCCCATCTTTGTGGATGTGGATGTTGAGGAAAGCTACAAAAGAGCAAAAGTTAGCATAGAAACTGCTATAGAAGACATATTTACAAAAAGTATATTTCCCGTAAATTACGAGGAAAAAGAGCCCCATCTTTCTGAGTGGCACGCCAACATGAGAAAAGAGGAATTTGAAAGTCTAGTTATAAAAGCCAAAGAATACATAGCCAGAGGTGATATCATTCAGGTGGTACCTTCCCTAAGGTTCAGTAAAAACTTTAAAGGCAGGCCAGAGGATCTTTATAGGATACTTAGATTTTTAAATCCTTCTCCTTACATGTACTATCTGGAACTGGGGCATGTTAAGGTTATAGGTTCTTCACCTGAGGTCCTTGTGAGATTAGAAGATGGTAAGGTAGAAACAAGACCCATAGCAGGTACAAGAAGAAGAGGGCTTACAGAGGAGGAGGACAAAGCTTTAGAAGAAGAGCTTTTAAGAGATGAAAAAGAGCGCGCAGAACACTTGATGCTTGTAGACCTTGCAAGAAACGACATAGGAAAAGTATCAAAACAGGGTAGTGTTAGAGTGAAAGAATTTATGACCATAGAAAGATACTCTCATGTTATGCACATAGTAAGCCATGTGGTGGGTGATATACAAGAGGGTTTGTCTGCTGTAGATGTGATAAAGGCTACTTTTCCTGCGGGGACAGTATCTGGCGCTCCCAAAGTTAGAGCTATGCAGATCATAGAAGAGCTTGAACCAGAAAGAAGAGGTATATACGCAGGGTGTGTAGGTTATATCTCTTTTCAAGGCAATACTGATATGGCAATAGCAATAAGAACTGCAGTAATTAGAGGAGATGAGGTATTCCTTCAGGCGGGAGCTGGTATAGTAGCAGATTCAGACCCTGAAAAGGAATGGTGGGAGATCGTCAGCAAAGCTAAAGCTTTAATGAAAGCAGTTAGTATGGCAGAAACTCAAAGAACATAA
- a CDS encoding polysaccharide deacetylase family protein, translating to MKVLTYHNIGKPPSSAKLKTLYVKPWNLKKQIKALKLLGYKFLRSQDLLKSPKDRAVLLTFDDAYLDFWENAFPFLMEEGVPALVFVPAGLVGKFNKWDYERLKVKKTIMDWQHLKELVSAGIEIGSHSLTHPYLSKIPEESAKREIEDSKKLLEDKLGIEIKTFCYPYGDYNQKVRDMVAKAGYLMAFTTKHGSFSKSPNLFEIRRITVFGNDFLLKFIFKVLA from the coding sequence ATGAAGGTACTTACCTATCACAACATAGGAAAACCGCCATCATCTGCAAAGCTCAAAACACTCTACGTCAAACCTTGGAACCTCAAAAAACAGATAAAAGCACTTAAGCTATTAGGATATAAGTTTTTAAGAAGTCAGGACCTTCTAAAAAGTCCAAAGGATAGGGCAGTTCTTCTTACCTTTGACGACGCATACCTGGACTTTTGGGAAAATGCCTTTCCCTTTTTGATGGAAGAGGGAGTGCCCGCGCTGGTCTTTGTACCCGCAGGTCTTGTAGGAAAGTTCAACAAGTGGGACTACGAAAGGTTAAAGGTAAAAAAAACTATAATGGACTGGCAACATCTTAAAGAGCTCGTAAGTGCAGGTATAGAAATAGGGTCTCACAGCCTTACACATCCTTATCTTTCTAAGATACCCGAAGAGTCTGCAAAGAGAGAAATTGAAGACTCAAAAAAACTCCTTGAGGACAAGCTGGGTATAGAAATAAAAACCTTCTGCTATCCTTATGGAGACTACAACCAAAAGGTTAGGGATATGGTGGCAAAGGCAGGGTATCTTATGGCATTTACCACAAAACACGGTTCTTTTTCAAAGAGCCCTAATCTCTTTGAGATAAGAAGAATCACTGTGTTTGGAAATGACTTTCTCCTTAAGTTTATCTTTAAGGTTCTTGCGTAA
- a CDS encoding serine/threonine protein kinase, with the protein MADNVILNTYQVLSFLGSGTFGEVYKVRVLKGRYRGKIMALKVAKNPEVLPYLWKEVQTLLLLNHPHIVSLQSYLYKKDRGELYVLYELMDVGDLKEYVLSKGRLEESDALKVLIHVARGLEFLHGRGYIHGDVKPENIFGKKVLSDVLWKLGDFGLVRIRGSQNVIEVKGTIGYIAPEVFRGEVHRSSDIFSLGCVLHFMLTGRDPFECQDKKEKLRRNKEGLYVIEESLSDRIKKLLSIMLSNDYTKRFMTAKELIQYMVKERLA; encoded by the coding sequence ATGGCTGATAATGTAATCTTAAACACTTATCAGGTGCTTTCTTTTTTGGGTAGCGGGACTTTCGGAGAAGTGTATAAAGTAAGGGTGCTCAAAGGCAGATACAGAGGGAAAATAATGGCTCTAAAGGTAGCAAAGAATCCAGAGGTACTTCCCTACCTGTGGAAAGAGGTTCAAACACTGCTCTTGCTTAACCATCCTCACATTGTATCTCTCCAAAGCTATCTCTACAAGAAGGACAGAGGAGAGCTTTATGTACTTTACGAACTTATGGATGTAGGTGACCTTAAGGAGTATGTGTTGAGTAAAGGAAGGCTTGAAGAAAGTGATGCTCTGAAAGTTTTAATACATGTAGCAAGGGGACTTGAGTTTTTACACGGTAGAGGCTACATACACGGGGATGTCAAGCCTGAAAATATCTTTGGGAAAAAGGTGCTCAGTGATGTGCTCTGGAAACTTGGCGACTTTGGGCTTGTTAGGATAAGGGGTAGTCAAAATGTTATAGAAGTAAAAGGCACTATAGGATACATAGCACCAGAAGTGTTCAGAGGTGAGGTACATAGAAGTAGCGATATATTTTCCTTGGGCTGCGTACTTCACTTCATGCTTACAGGCAGGGATCCTTTTGAATGCCAAGATAAAAAGGAAAAGCTAAGAAGGAATAAGGAAGGGCTTTACGTTATAGAAGAGAGCTTATCAGACCGCATAAAAAAACTCTTAAGTATTATGCTAAGCAACGACTACACTAAAAGGTTTATGACTGCTAAGGAGCTTATACAGTACATGGTAAAGGAAAGATTGGCATGA
- a CDS encoding iron-containing alcohol dehydrogenase yields the protein MNPFDFYLPVEIIFGTGSVEKIGNIAKRFGFKAMIITGKKSAKESGALYAVLESLEKVGIKDILVFDRVEPNPTDKQVNDASQIAVKEKVDFIIGLGGGSSLDVAKAVSIVSSNEGYAWDYVNYPEGPRLIPFLNRPVICIPTTAGTGSEVNRYSVISNPIRKEKLVISHSLNYPKVALIDPALTKTMSPYLTAITGIDAFIHALESFTNRAYNPMADELAIRAVRIIKEWLPIAVKDPENMKARERMSYASMLAGIAIDKKRVALIHAMEHPLSAHYPNIAHGEGLAALAVAITEFNYRGNPEKYELFAEAMGYERKASKAVNAVLDLLKSVDLTPNLRSLGVKKESIEKLTEDVCMLSWHSFKINPVEPTPEDIYRLYETAYG from the coding sequence ATGAACCCCTTTGATTTCTACCTTCCGGTAGAGATAATCTTCGGTACAGGCAGTGTTGAAAAAATAGGAAATATAGCTAAGCGTTTTGGTTTTAAAGCTATGATAATTACTGGGAAGAAAAGTGCAAAGGAGAGTGGAGCTCTCTATGCTGTTTTGGAATCTCTTGAAAAAGTGGGTATAAAAGACATTTTGGTTTTTGACCGCGTAGAGCCAAATCCTACAGATAAGCAGGTAAATGATGCAAGCCAGATAGCTGTGAAGGAAAAAGTGGACTTCATTATAGGTCTTGGTGGTGGAAGTTCCTTGGATGTTGCAAAGGCTGTGTCTATAGTCTCTTCCAACGAAGGATACGCATGGGATTACGTGAATTATCCAGAAGGACCAAGACTTATCCCTTTTTTGAACAGACCCGTTATATGCATACCAACAACCGCTGGCACGGGTAGTGAAGTAAACAGGTACTCTGTAATATCCAACCCTATAAGGAAAGAAAAGCTTGTTATTTCTCACTCACTTAACTATCCTAAGGTAGCCCTTATAGACCCAGCACTTACAAAAACCATGTCTCCTTACCTTACTGCCATCACAGGTATAGATGCTTTCATACACGCTCTTGAGTCCTTTACTAACAGAGCTTATAATCCTATGGCAGATGAGCTTGCTATAAGAGCTGTACGAATAATAAAAGAATGGCTACCCATAGCGGTGAAAGACCCTGAGAACATGAAAGCCAGAGAAAGGATGAGCTATGCAAGCATGCTTGCAGGTATTGCCATAGACAAAAAGAGAGTAGCTCTTATACATGCTATGGAACACCCTCTATCCGCTCACTATCCTAACATAGCTCACGGAGAAGGACTTGCCGCCTTGGCAGTTGCCATAACCGAGTTCAATTACAGAGGAAACCCAGAAAAGTACGAACTTTTTGCAGAAGCTATGGGCTACGAGAGGAAGGCATCAAAAGCGGTAAATGCAGTGTTAGACCTTCTGAAAAGTGTAGATCTAACTCCAAACTTAAGATCCCTTGGTGTTAAAAAAGAAAGCATAGAAAAACTAACCGAAGATGTTTGCATGCTTTCTTGGCACTCTTTTAAGATAAATCCTGTAGAGCCAACGCCAGAAGACATATACAGGCTCTACGAAACTGCCTATGGCTGA
- a CDS encoding TraR/DksA family transcriptional regulator: MLTKEVLENLRTKLLEEKAKILERYRKKEDTQARIGEEVKEPGDLEDISQMTYTQELLDNLSTREVFMLREIDYALQKMDAGSYGICEYCGEEIPLERLQAIPWTRYHAHCAEKVEEEGIVPTYPAITFEGTIPEEMEIQREDITEA, from the coding sequence ATGCTTACAAAAGAAGTACTTGAAAACCTAAGAACTAAGTTGCTTGAGGAGAAAGCCAAAATCTTAGAGAGATATCGCAAAAAGGAAGACACACAAGCAAGGATAGGAGAGGAGGTAAAAGAACCCGGAGACCTTGAGGACATTAGCCAGATGACTTACACTCAGGAACTTTTGGACAATCTATCTACTCGGGAAGTTTTCATGCTAAGAGAAATAGATTATGCACTGCAGAAGATGGATGCAGGATCGTACGGTATATGCGAATACTGTGGTGAAGAGATTCCTCTTGAGAGATTACAAGCTATACCTTGGACGCGCTACCACGCTCATTGTGCGGAAAAGGTTGAGGAAGAAGGGATAGTGCCTACATATCCAGCTATTACCTTTGAAGGAACCATACCGGAGGAGATGGAAATACAGAGAGAAGATATAACCGAAGCATGA